One Mugil cephalus isolate CIBA_MC_2020 chromosome 10, CIBA_Mcephalus_1.1, whole genome shotgun sequence genomic window carries:
- the pparab gene encoding peroxisome proliferator-activated receptor alpha b codes for MVDMESHYHPPSPLEDSVLDSPLCADDDFMGGMEELQDISQSIDDDALSSFEVPEYQPSSNGSEGSTVLDALTPASSPSSVVYGLAASQEEFSSSSSSLSLECRVCADRASGYHYGVHACEGCKGFFRRTIRLKLEYDKCERRCKIQKKNRNKCQYCRFQKCLSVGMSHNAIRFGRMPQSEKLKLKAEMVTGDREVEDPQLADQKTLARQIYEAYLKNFNMNKAKARTILTGKTSTPPFVIHDMETLQLAEQTLVAKMVGSAGTLKDREAEVRIFHCCQCTSVETVTELTEFAKSVPGFSNLDLNDQVTLLKYGVYEALFAMLASSMNKDGLLVAYGSGFITREFLKSLRRPFSDMMEPKFQFAMKFNALELDDSDLALFVAAIICCGDRPGLVNVTHIEVMQESIVQVLQLHLLANHPDDTFLFPKLLQKLADLRQLVTEHAQLVQEIKKTEDTSLHPLLQEIYRDMY; via the exons ATGGTCGATATGGAGAGCCACTACCATCCCCCATCTCCCCTGGAGGACTCGGTGCTGGACAGCCCCCTGTGTGCTGATGATGATTTCATGGGCGGcatggaggagctgcaggacatCTCCCAGTCTATCGACGATGATGCCCTCAGCTCCTTTGAGGTCCCTGAATACCAGCCCTCCAGCAATGGTTCAGAAGGTTCTACTGTTCTAG ATGCCCTGACGCCAGCGTCCAGCCCTTCGTCGGTTGTCTACGGGTTGGCAGCGAGCCAGGAGGAGttctcgtcttcctcttcttcactcAGTTTGGAGTGTCGCGTGTGCGCTGACCGAGCCTCGGGCTACCACTACGGAGTCCACGCCTGCGAGGGCTGCAAG GGTTTTTTTCGGCGGACCATCCGTCTCAAGCTGGAGTACGACAAGTGTGAGCGCCGCTGcaaaatccaaaaaaagaacCGCAACAAGTGCCAATACTGCCGTTTCCAGAAGTGCCTGTCAGTGGGCATGTCCCACAACG CTATCCGGTTTGGTAGGATGCCCCAGTCGgagaagctaaagctaaaggcGGAGATGGTGACGGGGGACAGGGAGGTGGAGGACCCCCAGCTGGCCGACCAAAAGACACTGGCCAGGCAGATTTATGAGGCCTACCTCAAGAACTTCAACATGAACAAGGCCAAGGCTCGAACCATCCTCACGGGAAAGACCAGCACCCCT CCTTTTGTCATCCATGACATGGAGACCCTCCAACTGGCAGAGCAGACGCTGGTGGCCAAGATGGTTGGCTCCGCGGGGACGCTGAAGGACAGGGAGGCAGAAGTCCGGATTTTCCATTGCTGCCAGTGCACATCAGTGGAAACCGTCACAGAGCTCACAGAGTTTGCAAAATCCGTCCCTGGGTTCTCGAATCTGGACCTCAACGATCAGGTGACTCTTTTGAAATACGGGGTGTACGAAGCCCTCTTCGCCATGCTCGCCTCCAGCATGAACAAGGATGGGCTCCTTGTCGCGTATGGCTCTGGCTTCATCACCAGGGAATTCCTCAAGAGCCTGCGGCGGCCGTTCAGTGACATGATGGAGCCAAAGTTCCAATTTGCTATGAAGTTTAATGCACTGGAGCTGGACGACAGCGACCTGGCTCTGTTCGTGGCTGCAATTATCTGCTGTGGAG ACCGACCAGGCCTGGTGAACGTGACACACATCGAGGTAATGCAGGAGAGCATCGTGCAGGTCCTACAGCTCCATCTGCTGGCCAATCACCCCGATGACACTTTCCTCTTCCccaagctgctgcagaaactGGCTGACCTCCGGCAGCTGGTCACTGAGCATGCACAGCTGGTGCAGGAGATCAAAAAGACAGAGGACACCTCACTGCATCCACTCCTCCAAGAGATCTACAGAGACATGTACTGA
- the yars2 gene encoding tyrosine--tRNA ligase, mitochondrial → MAASMVRICRYASRRGPCILLGRTRVYLPLESRFHCSPPAHSGLLFSLNKRGILKDSFPESAAQDQLPQLLQSGCQTIYCGFDPTADSLHVGNLLAIIGLLHFRSAGHHVLAVLGGATAQIGDPSGKTSERERLTADTVEANTSGIRESIQRIFTNHELYFHDSTRTLGPVDILNNMSWYKNWGVVGFLSDAGRYFRMGTMLSRHSVQSRLKSADGMSLTEFTYQVFQAYDFYHLNQIYGCKIQLGGTDQLGNLMSGHDYIHKVSGEEVYGLTIPLVTSSVGDKLGKTAGNAIWLNRDKTSPFELYQFFLRQPDASVERYLKLFTFLPLAEVEKLMEQQRKDPGKRLAHKRLAAEVTKLVHGKEGLESAKRCTNALYHSSVQALEEMSDEELQELFREAPFHELMLEPGTTVIDACRKANAIPDGPRGYQMISDGGVWINHTRADKPEQVLIPRLHVLSNGLSLLKVGKRNFYIIKWLSL, encoded by the exons ATGGCTGCGTCCATGGTGAGGATATGCCGTTATGCATCGCGGCGTGGACCCTGTATTCTCCTTGGGCGAACGCGTGTTTACCTCCCACTTGAATCCAGATTTCACTGTTCCCCCCCTGCGCACAGCGGACTGCTCTTCTCTCTAAATAAACGCGGCATTCTGAAGGATTCGTTCCCAGAAAGCGCAGCGCAGGACCAGCTCCCGCAGCTGCTCCAGTCTGGCTGTCAGACTATATACTGCGGCTTTGACCCCACGGCCGACAGCCTCCATGTGGGCAACCTGCTGGCCATCATCGGCCTGCTGCACTTCCGCAGCGCCGGGCACCACGTCCTGGCCGTGCTCGGAGGCGCCACGGCGCAGATCGGAGACCCGAGCGGGAAAACGAGCGAGCGGGAGCGGCTGACCGCGGACACCGTGGAGGCGAACACCAGCGGCATCCGCGAGAGCATTCAGAGGATTTTCACCAACCACGAGCTGTACTTCCACGACAGCACCAGGACGCTGGGCCCTGTGGACATACTGAACAACATGAGCTGGTATAAGAACTGGGGAGTTGTGGGGTTTCTGTCGGACGCCGGAAGGTACTTCAGGATGGGCACCATGCTCAGCCGCCACAGCGTCCAGTCCAGGCTGAAGAGCGCAGACGGTATGAGCCTGACAGAGTTCACCTACCAGGTGTTCCAAGCTTATGACTTCTACCACCTGAACCAAATATACGGCTGCAAGATCCAGCTCGGAGGCACCGACCAGCTGGGCAATTTGATGTCTGGACATGATTACATCCACAA GGTTAGCGGTGAGGAGGTGTACGGTCTGACCATCCCGTTAGTGACCAGCTCTGTCGGCGACAAGTTGGGGAAAACGGCGGGCAACGCCATATGGCTCAACAGAGACAAGACATCACCCTTTGAACTCTACCAGTTCTTTCTCAGGCAGCCTGACGCCAGTGTTGAACG GTACCTGAAGTTGTTCACCTTCCTGCCTCTGGCAGAGGTGGAGAAGCTGAtggagcagcagagaaaggaTCCAGGTAAACGGCTCGCACATAAGCGGCTGGCTGCTGAAGTGACGAAGCTGGTGCACGGAAAGGAGGGGCTGGAGAGTGCCAAGAG ATGCACCAATGCGCTGTATCACAGCAGTGTGCAGGCCTTGGAAGAAATGAGTGACGAGGAGCTTCAGGAACTCTTCAGGGAGGCTCCCTTCCATGAGCTGATGCTGGAGCCGGGGACCACGGTGATAGACGCCTGCCGCAAGGCCAACGCCATCCCTGACGGACCCAGAGG atATCAGATGATTTCAGATGGAGGTGTGTGGATCAACCACACGCGGGCGGACAAGCCGGAGCAGGTGCTCATCCCCAGACTTCACGTCCTGTCTAACGGACTCAGTTTGCTTAAAGTGGGCAAAAGGAACTTTTACATCATCAAGTGGCTCAGTCTCTGA
- the cdkn1bb gene encoding cyclin-dependent kinase inhibitor 1Bb, whose product MSDVRLSNGSPTLERTDSRVSDHPKPSACRTLFGSVNHDELAKDLKGQLRELEQAASAKWDFDFANHKPLANGRLKWELVDCKDVPNFYSRQPRREKGVCSTGNNNVDLNGNHNCVVVAPSEDTDRSEGQMECTEQCTGLRKRPACHEPSAQSKRSHTDEVSCPSLSHSAEHTPRKTSPRRQT is encoded by the exons ATGTCAGATGTTCGACTTTCAAACGGGAGCCCGACGCTGGAGCGCACGGACTCCCGGGTGTCGGATCACCCCAAGCCGTCAGCCTGCAGGACCCTCTTTGGCTCGGTGAATCACGACGAGTTAGCGAAGGATTTAAAGGGACAATTGCGGGAGCTGGAGCAGGCTGCCTCCGCCAAGTGGGACTTCGACTTCGCCAACCACAAGCCGCTGGCCAACGGCAGGCTTAAATGGGAACTGGTGGACTGCAAAGACGTCCCGAATTTCTACAGCCGGCAGCCGCGGAGGGAGAAGGGCGTCTGCTCCACTGGGAATAACAATGTGGATCTAAATGGGAATCATAACTGTGTTGTTGTGGCTCCGAGCGAAGACACCGACAGGTCTGAGGGGCAAATGGAGTGTACGGAGCAGTGCACCGGGCTGAGGAAAAGACCTGCATGTCACG AGCCCTCGGCCCAAAGTAAGAGGTCACACACAGATGAGGTTAGCTGTCCGAGCCTGAGCCACTCTGCAGAACACACACCCAGAAAGACCAGTCCGAGGAGGCAAACGTGA